The proteins below come from a single Chryseobacterium bernardetii genomic window:
- a CDS encoding PKD domain-containing protein → MNYFQKNKKNIIIGVIATLLIAALVALWLQKKVIHSADDIVAVVYPSTLSVGDTLLFEDKTQFAKTKRWNFADGTTSDKNSGIHFYNKPGYYQVSLIVDNKYTKSFPVMVTARSVKQPKDSVKSKTTIEAQSQAMQNENVQFRAVSNASQFAWKFGETGNTDSKDKLAIYAYKKPGDYVVTLYTEESQEPIYHRIKILPAYNSLEQDEVSVEDSYAKIDNDFKYHLQQIANGNSFNMHYNYLLKTYLCNNENTVVKVNDSKVNNFYMYCAGLQFDKNTVIQTVKVNLDDTQNCVTKVDINQSK, encoded by the coding sequence ATGAATTATTTTCAAAAGAACAAAAAGAACATTATTATCGGTGTTATTGCAACATTGCTCATCGCGGCACTTGTTGCATTATGGCTGCAGAAAAAAGTGATCCATTCTGCGGATGATATTGTTGCCGTAGTTTATCCATCTACACTGTCGGTAGGAGATACTCTTTTATTTGAAGATAAAACCCAGTTTGCCAAAACCAAAAGATGGAACTTTGCAGACGGAACAACTTCTGATAAAAACAGTGGGATCCACTTCTATAATAAACCTGGATATTACCAGGTAAGTTTGATTGTTGACAACAAGTACACAAAATCATTCCCGGTAATGGTGACAGCAAGAAGCGTCAAGCAGCCTAAGGATAGTGTAAAATCTAAAACAACTATAGAAGCTCAGTCACAGGCAATGCAAAATGAGAATGTACAGTTCCGTGCTGTTTCCAATGCATCACAGTTTGCATGGAAGTTCGGCGAAACAGGAAATACAGACTCTAAAGACAAGCTGGCTATTTATGCTTATAAAAAACCGGGAGACTATGTGGTAACCCTTTATACAGAAGAAAGCCAGGAGCCTATTTACCACCGTATCAAAATCCTTCCGGCCTATAACTCTTTGGAACAGGATGAAGTATCTGTAGAAGACTCTTATGCAAAAATTGATAACGATTTCAAATACCACCTGCAGCAGATTGCAAACGGTAACAGTTTTAATATGCATTACAATTATCTGTTAAAAACTTACCTGTGTAATAATGAAAACACAGTGGTGAAAGTAAATGACAGTAAGGTAAATAACTTCTATATGTACTGTGCGGGTCTTCAGTTTGATAAGAATACTGTAATCCAGACCGTAAAGGTGAATTTAGATGATACACAGAATTGTGTAACGAAAGTAGATATAAACCAAAGCAAATAA
- the tssR gene encoding type VI secretion system protein TssR domain-containing protein — MKNKFPLAAYYIGLSVLLTSCQVKLPSKKTPEPSQYGQVDNSTVVNGYPKKSVPWIVISDRSRNTAYLDKDDEKSYKEVKFLEPLMVLKHRDGMVKVAEYVPDALMKKVSSKSIKTYGWINESDLLLWNHSLKNERTGYPVRVAVVPNNSEVIRNAERYYKNDSIMVFNSPSLIETANVKIPNGQMVYVYKQAENNKRFLVGKKPSIDIDSIGKGLYGWVSSNVISTWGERSAIKLKNTTGITDTELGVREGYPGASGSDADNKTAILLTDVNKRKPLENIFPVTLALNEAPTPDSKTKYFTNILDYSKNYVFNVLGEPIYFDRYREITDRDKNINIVFALDISAANAPYAPIVKSLLQDLQLRFEKPSYFNNVKYGVVLYKNNPCGNNIAVSNLSTDYSKITTFIDQKTNEMNCASNNGYQPVGEALSAAGNLLSNVPDETNIVVTVGTSANQSGNMYSVIGSLTQAQARLIMFQTSARSSDTYNDFVLMAENVVTNTAKNIAELKKQKIINQSDVLTKNNFSLIEGDEGFFSLDYPKQSMSQGFVIFPKKGDVATPGFLKKSVDSLIAQVTLDNQNVDKSLNEYFHSSVGAGKTDVDLKYKYLYPGLTNPVSAGIAAQLINYGNPFLVKGYLPKELKEITPSIEKGILISESEYDNLKAFYSEVYRNTEPDKPGFSQSKAIKEYVKLLKKYNPTIKFLDKGDLYELPMSYAIGMSTGFDLSEEEILAKFKLKGWKKSKIVRNETVRTYFHHYKDLAERMLNHRNNPAVKIQQNGQTFYWLNEFFTPTMTQTEAPEYTKH; from the coding sequence ATGAAAAATAAATTTCCTCTAGCAGCATATTATATAGGATTATCAGTATTATTGACGAGTTGCCAGGTAAAGCTCCCGTCAAAAAAAACACCTGAGCCTTCTCAATATGGGCAGGTAGATAATTCAACAGTTGTCAACGGTTATCCTAAAAAATCCGTTCCATGGATCGTTATTTCAGACAGATCAAGAAATACGGCTTATTTGGATAAGGATGATGAAAAATCGTACAAAGAAGTAAAATTCCTGGAGCCTTTAATGGTTCTGAAACATAGAGACGGAATGGTAAAGGTAGCGGAATATGTTCCGGATGCCCTGATGAAAAAAGTTTCCTCAAAATCCATTAAAACTTATGGGTGGATCAATGAATCTGACCTGCTTTTATGGAATCATTCCCTGAAAAATGAAAGAACAGGATATCCTGTAAGAGTAGCAGTAGTGCCTAATAACAGCGAGGTTATCAGAAACGCAGAAAGATACTACAAAAATGACTCTATCATGGTGTTTAATTCGCCAAGCCTTATTGAAACCGCTAATGTTAAGATCCCTAACGGGCAGATGGTATATGTTTACAAACAGGCTGAAAACAATAAAAGGTTCCTGGTAGGTAAAAAGCCATCCATTGATATTGATAGTATCGGTAAAGGTCTTTACGGATGGGTGAGTTCCAACGTAATTTCTACATGGGGAGAACGTTCAGCAATCAAGCTGAAAAATACAACAGGTATCACCGATACGGAATTGGGAGTACGTGAAGGTTATCCTGGTGCATCAGGATCAGATGCAGACAATAAAACTGCTATTCTTCTGACGGATGTGAATAAAAGAAAGCCTTTGGAAAATATTTTCCCGGTAACGCTGGCATTAAATGAAGCTCCAACTCCGGACTCCAAAACCAAATATTTTACCAATATTCTGGATTACAGTAAGAACTATGTTTTTAATGTATTGGGAGAACCTATTTATTTCGACCGTTATAGAGAAATTACAGATAGAGATAAAAATATCAATATCGTTTTTGCACTGGATATAAGTGCTGCTAATGCACCTTATGCCCCTATTGTAAAATCATTATTACAGGATCTTCAGTTAAGATTTGAAAAGCCATCCTATTTCAATAACGTGAAATATGGAGTAGTTTTATATAAAAACAACCCTTGTGGTAACAATATTGCGGTTTCTAACCTAAGTACTGATTACAGTAAGATTACAACGTTTATTGATCAGAAAACGAATGAAATGAACTGTGCCAGCAATAATGGCTACCAACCGGTAGGAGAGGCTCTTTCTGCAGCAGGAAACCTTCTTTCCAATGTTCCGGACGAAACCAATATTGTAGTCACGGTAGGAACTTCTGCCAACCAAAGCGGAAATATGTACAGTGTAATTGGTTCTCTTACTCAGGCCCAGGCAAGATTGATTATGTTCCAGACCAGCGCAAGGTCTTCAGATACTTACAATGATTTTGTATTGATGGCTGAAAACGTGGTTACCAATACTGCTAAAAATATAGCTGAGCTTAAAAAGCAAAAGATCATTAACCAATCTGATGTTCTTACGAAAAATAACTTTAGCCTGATAGAAGGTGATGAAGGATTCTTTTCTTTAGATTATCCTAAGCAGAGTATGTCTCAGGGATTTGTAATCTTCCCTAAAAAAGGAGATGTAGCCACTCCTGGATTCCTTAAGAAATCTGTAGACAGTCTTATTGCACAGGTTACTTTAGATAATCAGAATGTAGATAAGTCACTGAATGAATATTTCCACTCTTCAGTAGGAGCTGGGAAGACAGATGTAGATTTAAAATATAAGTATCTGTATCCGGGGCTTACTAACCCTGTTTCTGCAGGAATTGCAGCACAGCTGATTAATTACGGAAACCCATTCCTTGTAAAAGGATATTTACCAAAAGAGCTGAAAGAGATTACTCCAAGCATAGAAAAAGGAATTCTTATTTCTGAATCAGAATACGATAACCTTAAAGCTTTCTATTCTGAAGTATATAGAAATACAGAACCGGATAAGCCAGGCTTCAGCCAGTCAAAAGCCATCAAGGAATATGTAAAACTGTTGAAGAAATACAATCCAACAATCAAATTCTTAGATAAAGGAGATCTTTATGAATTACCAATGTCTTATGCCATCGGAATGAGTACAGGATTTGATCTTTCTGAGGAAGAAATATTGGCTAAGTTCAAGCTTAAAGGATGGAAGAAATCAAAAATAGTTCGTAATGAAACTGTAAGAACTTATTTCCATCACTATAAGGATCTGGCTGAAAGAATGCTGAATCACAGAAATAATCCGGCAGTGAAGATCCAGCAAAACGGGCAGACGTTCTATTGGCTGAACGAGTTCTTTACTCCAACAATGACTCAAACAGAAGCTCCGGAGTATACTAAACATTAA
- the tssD gene encoding type VI secretion system tube protein TssD, which translates to MAERNSRGILKFNNGEGQKLLKMNYSVSRSTDVSGRVASDPSNALIKVTVEATEKSDILESLLNGKYKPTVGEITFNKSHEEGTLITLNWQNGYVIQHQVEFDAIDSNSMLISFVVSAETITYGNSEYAGLWPTS; encoded by the coding sequence ATGGCAGAAAGAAATTCGAGAGGAATCTTAAAATTCAATAACGGAGAAGGTCAGAAATTATTAAAAATGAACTACAGCGTGTCAAGATCAACAGATGTATCAGGACGTGTTGCCTCAGACCCTTCCAACGCATTGATCAAAGTTACAGTAGAAGCTACTGAAAAATCAGATATCTTAGAAAGTTTACTGAACGGTAAATATAAGCCAACAGTAGGAGAAATTACTTTCAATAAATCTCACGAAGAAGGAACATTAATTACCCTGAACTGGCAGAACGGTTACGTTATCCAGCACCAGGTAGAATTTGATGCTATAGACAGCAACAGTATGCTGATCAGCTTTGTAGTGAGTGCTGAAACGATCACCTATGGTAATTCTGAATATGCCGGACTTTGGCCAACAAGCTAA
- a CDS encoding type VI secretion system Vgr family protein, with amino-acid sequence MKTETKTKGSSFRPSQNADGVSENHHAGINRLVKLSLVVEGKIIKYYKHFTLKQKASHHHEFSLTLAHDALGDRQSHTLEEANKFLGKRLTAIISYKDIDNSPERNFVGIITKVGFSQEKMSLGNIVLSGYSPTILLDGAPHIQSFGGGQPVNMGIIAEEVIKQGIDKGRFDIRVDTNDYSQIIYSSQYNETHYNYLARMAEAYGEQFYYDGEVLHFGKLPPQNKPIKLTYGSNADDIRVELKAVHTKPQYYGYNSSKNEKLTSGETPINHLGDLAKTAYSHNEKIYKTPALQVAPIKASTHLDVENSQRSTAGSEAVSVFSVSGSTTVPFLHPGCVVDIHMRKPDSNETSYFTKVMVTEAVHEIDTIGHYKGSFESIAADTGFLPKPEFTVPIAQPQIATVIANADPEGQGRVQVRFDWQMNDTTHFVRVMSPDAGGTDQITQNRGYVAIPEVGDQVMVNFVHSHPDRPFVMGGMFHGGIGLGGGTDNRVKSIQTRSGHRIVFTEDESIIITDKSGNEIHLDTTGSNINITAPETMTLNCKNMNINVGENMTTTVGMNKSNSIGMNHTESVGAMKLTSVVGDASMFITGKLTEMIDGDVVSETKKERHEVSEKDMNIQSGKFVHKHAQAEVQNNSGEKSKAH; translated from the coding sequence ATGAAAACCGAAACAAAGACAAAGGGTTCTTCTTTCCGTCCGTCACAGAATGCTGATGGGGTATCTGAAAACCACCATGCAGGGATCAACCGGTTGGTAAAACTTTCACTGGTTGTGGAGGGAAAAATTATTAAATATTACAAACATTTCACGCTTAAGCAAAAAGCGAGTCACCATCACGAATTCAGCCTTACCCTTGCCCATGATGCGTTGGGAGACAGGCAAAGCCATACCCTTGAGGAGGCCAATAAATTTCTGGGGAAGCGTCTTACCGCTATTATTTCCTATAAAGACATTGATAACAGTCCTGAAAGAAATTTCGTAGGAATCATTACCAAAGTTGGATTCAGCCAGGAAAAGATGAGCCTTGGAAATATAGTGCTTTCAGGATACAGCCCAACTATTTTACTGGATGGTGCGCCTCATATTCAGAGTTTTGGAGGCGGGCAGCCCGTTAATATGGGAATCATTGCAGAAGAAGTAATCAAACAGGGAATTGATAAAGGACGTTTTGATATCAGAGTAGATACCAATGACTATTCTCAGATTATCTACAGCAGCCAATATAACGAGACCCATTATAACTATCTTGCAAGAATGGCAGAAGCCTATGGAGAGCAATTTTACTATGACGGAGAAGTTCTTCACTTCGGGAAACTTCCACCTCAGAACAAGCCTATAAAGCTTACCTATGGCAGCAATGCTGATGATATCAGAGTAGAATTGAAAGCTGTTCATACAAAACCTCAATATTACGGTTATAACAGCAGTAAAAATGAAAAGCTGACTTCCGGCGAAACCCCGATTAACCATTTGGGAGATCTGGCCAAAACAGCATACAGCCATAACGAGAAAATATACAAAACTCCGGCGCTTCAGGTAGCTCCTATTAAGGCATCTACCCATCTGGATGTAGAAAATTCCCAAAGAAGTACTGCGGGAAGTGAAGCGGTGAGTGTATTTTCAGTTTCAGGTTCTACTACAGTGCCGTTCCTTCATCCGGGATGTGTTGTAGATATTCACATGAGAAAACCGGACAGTAATGAAACCTCTTATTTTACCAAAGTTATGGTTACTGAAGCCGTTCATGAAATTGATACCATTGGACACTATAAAGGAAGTTTCGAATCTATAGCAGCAGATACAGGATTTTTGCCAAAACCTGAATTTACAGTTCCTATTGCTCAGCCTCAGATTGCAACGGTAATCGCTAATGCAGATCCTGAAGGACAGGGAAGGGTACAGGTAAGATTCGACTGGCAGATGAATGATACTACTCACTTTGTAAGAGTAATGAGTCCTGATGCAGGAGGAACTGACCAGATCACTCAAAACCGCGGATATGTAGCTATTCCGGAAGTAGGAGACCAGGTAATGGTGAACTTTGTACACAGCCATCCGGACCGTCCGTTTGTAATGGGAGGAATGTTCCATGGTGGAATAGGCCTTGGAGGAGGAACAGATAACCGTGTAAAATCTATCCAGACCAGAAGCGGGCACAGAATTGTCTTCACCGAAGATGAAAGCATTATTATCACCGATAAAAGCGGTAACGAAATCCACCTTGATACTACCGGAAGCAATATCAATATCACTGCACCGGAAACCATGACCCTGAACTGTAAGAACATGAACATCAATGTTGGTGAAAACATGACTACAACTGTGGGAATGAATAAATCCAACAGCATCGGAATGAACCATACAGAAAGTGTAGGAGCCATGAAGCTAACTTCCGTAGTAGGAGATGCAAGTATGTTTATTACCGGAAAATTAACTGAAATGATCGATGGAGACGTAGTTAGCGAAACCAAAAAAGAGCGACATGAAGTGAGTGAAAAGGATATGAATATCCAATCCGGAAAATTTGTTCATAAACACGCCCAGGCAGAAGTACAAAATAATAGCGGAGAGAAATCTAAAGCCCATTAA
- a CDS encoding zinc metalloprotease: protein MSRMRIVKGTYTKISQEGHSMYSNENIITTAGAAITETGASDGVSYGNPSKPPAGEVVAKCMVKFRPHDKYKDNPDFGFDWLREGDSGQLGDNWFGAVMGKYYEADNVTVFKNGNSWNTNFHKDPNMYDKKLKSYKSLSISWKKINKKPYLYPIPVLTLLKGKSALLTLKIEIKEKPQKLTFEFKDKDAEKYLSLNLKEIGVIKVGKYDKSNYLKITCKEQFSKEQMLYVKADGEICGALIIHPNSSAHVKKISALFISVKTDINDVIKVGKAKPGSQQYFTECLNQALVSPTIQNSFSIDCTGNFLYNAFRSKFCKKIDGKYYIHNSSGLKDYLEEKFRDKYGSQYDSHFKVFFIEDIYPGWKNGKIASYTNGFSYFNTTFTVQFYTHSKETVAHELMHALGLPHTFDGNAPAKYTYEAYKTNNLMDYCHHIQIPRISVFKWQWKVLNSKIML from the coding sequence ATGAGCAGAATGAGAATTGTAAAAGGTACTTATACCAAGATTTCTCAGGAAGGTCATAGCATGTATTCTAACGAGAATATTATCACCACCGCCGGAGCTGCCATTACTGAAACTGGAGCCAGCGATGGGGTAAGCTATGGAAACCCCTCAAAACCACCCGCTGGAGAAGTGGTGGCTAAATGTATGGTGAAATTCAGACCTCATGATAAGTATAAAGACAATCCTGATTTTGGCTTTGACTGGCTAAGAGAAGGGGATTCCGGACAGTTGGGAGATAACTGGTTCGGTGCGGTCATGGGAAAATACTACGAGGCTGATAATGTTACAGTTTTTAAAAACGGGAACAGCTGGAATACCAATTTCCACAAAGATCCCAACATGTATGATAAAAAGCTGAAAAGTTATAAAAGTCTTTCTATTTCCTGGAAGAAAATCAATAAAAAACCTTATCTGTATCCGATACCGGTTTTGACATTATTGAAAGGGAAATCTGCATTGTTAACTCTTAAAATTGAAATTAAAGAGAAACCTCAAAAGCTGACTTTTGAGTTCAAAGATAAAGATGCAGAAAAATACCTTTCACTCAATCTTAAAGAGATCGGGGTTATTAAAGTAGGGAAGTATGACAAATCCAATTATCTGAAAATAACCTGTAAGGAACAGTTTTCAAAAGAGCAGATGCTGTATGTAAAGGCAGATGGAGAAATCTGTGGTGCCTTAATCATTCACCCCAACTCTTCAGCTCATGTCAAAAAGATTTCTGCCCTTTTTATTTCTGTAAAAACGGATATTAATGACGTTATTAAAGTAGGAAAGGCCAAACCGGGCAGTCAGCAGTATTTTACAGAATGCCTGAATCAGGCGCTGGTATCCCCAACCATTCAAAACTCTTTCTCTATTGATTGTACGGGAAATTTCCTGTATAATGCTTTTAGGTCTAAATTCTGTAAAAAGATAGATGGTAAATATTATATACACAATTCCAGTGGTCTAAAAGATTATCTGGAAGAAAAATTCCGGGATAAATACGGCAGCCAATACGATTCGCATTTCAAAGTATTTTTTATAGAAGATATATATCCGGGATGGAAGAATGGTAAGATAGCTTCATATACCAATGGTTTTTCATATTTTAATACCACTTTTACGGTACAGTTTTATACCCATTCAAAAGAAACGGTTGCCCATGAATTGATGCACGCATTAGGATTGCCCCATACTTTTGATGGAAATGCCCCAGCCAAATATACCTATGAAGCCTATAAAACAAATAATCTTATGGACTATTGTCATCATATACAAATTCCAAGAATAAGTGTTTTTAAGTGGCAATGGAAAGTATTGAACTCTAAAATTATGCTGTAA
- a CDS encoding lipase family protein codes for MSRTRIVKGTYTKISQEGHSMYSKENIITSAGESVTETGVGQGVKYGDPKSPPKSEKRVIDIVMFVAGTTDPINTAGLKHQANTDYWRSSKTNFWNKIKDLKPQYLDLHIEGDFFSWSGDNDTKERNLAADRLLDLFLRVYKFWKNQEVHIHLIGHSHGGNVINQFTELIATDSKYPKPWKVKSITYLSTPFFKKKHQLNHSKLHKECKIINVHNEYDLTQQLIADFSLVNLEIFLRNFQMSSFQTGIDTLRTVDTAAFKHLLNVWIDNDTEGPELWTATATGLSGINQITVEFINYLENIKPTKPNLTREMDQFITLLKTFQHWTFVSHGRFNANRVGRRGGYGRSEFFEDLDLAAGIRVINNLFSIKTGVTDSFILNFLAKVFAAESGITDSIEVTSWSPVLQTKALPILDVNITEKDDYHSRNKKAACSKFIADTSNAVHKNNLQEVLMRLLSQFVDPKKARYVTYALHGAEVYFTGEIDAQIKILRKNLGVYIELVKQYNVGLVTAKDEKEIKDMMKRPGTVPYLAMAAHSLSHTQFWPEVEQGLKNAFSSGVNPGYKKKATL; via the coding sequence ATGAGCAGGACGAGAATTGTAAAAGGGACTTATACTAAAATATCTCAGGAGGGACACAGTATGTATTCCAAGGAAAACATCATTACCTCTGCCGGAGAATCCGTAACTGAAACAGGAGTAGGACAGGGGGTAAAATATGGAGATCCTAAAAGTCCGCCCAAATCAGAAAAAAGGGTTATTGATATTGTCATGTTCGTTGCCGGGACTACAGACCCTATAAATACAGCAGGACTAAAGCATCAGGCCAATACAGATTATTGGAGAAGCAGTAAAACCAATTTCTGGAACAAAATAAAAGATCTTAAACCACAATATTTAGATCTTCATATTGAAGGTGACTTCTTCAGCTGGTCTGGAGATAATGACACAAAAGAAAGAAACTTAGCTGCAGACCGGTTATTGGATCTGTTTTTAAGAGTATACAAATTCTGGAAAAACCAGGAAGTTCACATCCATCTCATAGGACATTCACATGGTGGAAATGTTATCAATCAGTTTACAGAGCTTATTGCTACAGATTCAAAATATCCTAAACCATGGAAAGTGAAGAGTATTACTTATTTATCAACACCATTCTTCAAGAAAAAGCATCAGCTTAACCATAGCAAGCTGCATAAAGAGTGTAAGATCATCAATGTTCATAACGAATATGACCTTACCCAGCAGCTTATTGCAGATTTCAGTTTGGTAAACCTTGAAATTTTCCTAAGAAATTTTCAGATGAGTAGCTTCCAGACTGGTATAGATACTTTAAGAACAGTAGATACAGCCGCCTTCAAACATTTATTGAATGTATGGATTGATAATGATACCGAAGGACCGGAATTATGGACAGCCACTGCCACAGGACTATCGGGAATTAATCAGATTACAGTAGAATTTATTAATTATCTTGAAAATATAAAACCAACCAAGCCGAACTTAACAAGGGAAATGGATCAGTTTATCACATTGTTGAAAACATTCCAGCACTGGACGTTTGTAAGTCATGGCAGATTCAATGCAAACCGTGTTGGCCGCCGGGGAGGTTACGGAAGATCAGAATTTTTTGAAGACTTGGATCTTGCAGCTGGAATCAGGGTTATCAATAACCTTTTCAGTATAAAAACAGGAGTTACTGATAGCTTTATCTTGAATTTCCTGGCAAAAGTTTTTGCAGCAGAATCAGGGATTACCGATAGCATAGAAGTAACCTCTTGGTCTCCGGTACTCCAGACAAAAGCGCTTCCGATTTTAGATGTTAATATTACAGAGAAAGATGATTATCACAGCAGAAATAAAAAGGCTGCATGCAGTAAATTTATTGCAGATACATCAAATGCAGTTCATAAAAACAATCTTCAGGAAGTTTTAATGAGACTTCTCAGCCAGTTTGTAGATCCTAAGAAGGCAAGATATGTAACCTATGCATTGCATGGGGCAGAAGTGTATTTTACTGGAGAAATTGATGCACAGATCAAAATATTACGAAAAAACTTAGGCGTTTATATTGAGCTTGTAAAGCAATACAATGTAGGTTTGGTAACTGCAAAAGATGAAAAAGAGATTAAAGATATGATGAAAAGACCGGGAACAGTACCTTATTTAGCTATGGCTGCGCATAGTTTAAGCCATACTCAGTTCTGGCCGGAGGTAGAGCAGGGATTAAAAAATGCATTCAGTTCAGGAGTAAATCCGGGATATAAGAAGAAAGCAACATTATAA